One region of Anoplopoma fimbria isolate UVic2021 breed Golden Eagle Sablefish chromosome 10, Afim_UVic_2022, whole genome shotgun sequence genomic DNA includes:
- the LOC129097669 gene encoding transmembrane protein 74 — MCRESCLGNRHYKAVCRSPVRGRGLPNLFPLIDRGAEAAGDASSHRPGERDGRMGLAKRETQPHAQMADLELFYFDQPDPTDTSLVVNKRSVGQIGGGKSSHPGGGEGSAPRPEEETETSFTCTHRGGEYHEDDDVQLIGTSLQTCRLSRSSSSELCEEEEEEVEEEEEDIPELYLLSDDDLSSEGSGKSVDYGFIIAVTCLVTGISLVAISYAVPRDVRVDPDSVSAREMERLEREKAGVGAHLDRCVIAGLCLLTLGGVLLSTLLMISMWKGEMMRRKAFAYSKHAAKLYGSINLRAGSSPTRGSCSHLSAADEDLEVLS, encoded by the exons ATGTGCCGGGAGAGTTGTCTCGGTAATAGGCATTATAAGGCGGTCTGCCGGAGCCCAGTCCGTGGGAGGGGTCTGCCAAACCTTTTCCCTCTAATTGACCGGGGAGCAGAAGCAGCCGGGGATGCGAGCAGCCACAGACCGGGAGAGAG AGACGGACGCATGGGCTTGGCAAAACGGGAAACCCAGCCTCATGCTCAAATGGCTGATCTCGAACTGTTTTACTTTGACCAACCCGATCCGACGGACACCTCCCTGGTTGTAAATAAGCGGAGTGTCGGACAGATCGGCGGCGGTAAGTCTTCTCATCCCGGCGGAGGAGAGGGTTCAGCACCACGGCCGGAGGAGGAAACGGAAACATCTTTCACCTGCACACACCGAGGTGGTGAATATCATGAGGATGATGATGTCCAGCTGATAGGGACAAGTCTACAAACATGCAGACTGAGTCGGAGCTCCTCAAGTGAACTgtgcgaggaggaggaggaggaggtggaggaggaagaggaggacatcCCGGAACTTTACTTGCTGTCCGACGACGACCTGTCCTCCGAAGGCTCGGGGAAGTCAGTCGATTACGGCTTCATCATCGCCGTGACATGCCTGGTGACCGGCATCTCTTTGGTCGCCATATCGTACGCGGTCCCCAGGGACGTGCGGGTGGACCCGGACAGCGTGTCCGCCCGGGAGATGGAGCGGCTGGAGCGGGAGAAAGCCGGCGTGGGGGCCCATCTGGACCGGTGCGTCATAGCGGGACTGTGCCTGCTCACCCTCGGGGGCGTGCTGCTCTCCACCCTGCTCATGATCTCCATGTGGAAAGgggagatgatgaggaggaaggcTTTCGCTTATTCCAAACACGCAGCCAAGTTGTACGGGTCGATCAATCTGAGAGCCGGCTCCAGCCCGACTCGGGGATCCTGCTCACATTTGTCAGCGGCTGATGAGGATTTAGAAGTGCTCAGCTGA